AAGAATTTTCCCTTTTGCAATAGTTTCTGCTAAAAATTTTATTGATGATTTGTTATCTGCTTCATAAGTATTGAAAATATAGCCTACATCAAATAAAACCTTATTATGATTTTCCCTCAAATACTCAAAACTACTTTTTTTCGACTGAAAATAAGAAACACTACCTATTAATATAATAGCAATCAAAAAAAGTAAACCAATTCAAGAATTTTCCCTTTTGCAATAGTTTCTGCTAAAAATTTTATTGATGATTTGTTATCTGCTTCATAAGTATTGAAAATATAGCCTACATCAAATAAAACCTTATTATGATTTTCCCTCAAATACTCAAAACTACTTTTTTTCGACTGAAAATAAGAAACACTACCTATTAATATAATAGCAATCAAAAAAAGTAAACCAACTAAGATATTTACTTTTGAAACAATACTATTTATCTTCATAAAACAACTCCTTAATATTTATAATAATTAAGGACTAAATATATCTTTAAATACAAAATTTTGATTTAATATTTTTTTAATAAATGAGAGAGAATATTTTCAAATAGAATACATTATTTAAAGAAATCATAAATAAAGAAAAGTCTACTTAACATAGACTTTTCTCAATTATATTTTTTTATAATTTACCTTCATTTTTACTTAGATAATCAGCCACACCTTTAGGATCAGCTTTCATACCTTCATCACCTTTATTCCAACCAGCTGGGCAAACTTCACCATGTTCATTGGTAAACAACATAGTATCAACCATTCTAATCATCTCATCAATATTTCTTCCAAGTGGTAAGTCATTAATTACTGCATGGCGGATTGTTCCATCAGCATCAAGCAAGAAAGAACCTCTTAAAGCAACTGCCTCTCCAAATAAAACATCAAAATTTCTAGCAATTTGTTTAGTTAAATCAGCCACTAAAGGAAATTTAACTTGACCTATACCACCTTGATTTACTGGCATATTTTTCCATGCAAAGTGAGAAAATTCATTATCGCAAGATACACCAATTACTTCAATACCTCTGTCTTTAAAATCTTGATATCTTTTATCAAAAGCAATAATTTCAGATGGACAAACAAAAGTAAAATCTTTTGGATAGAAAAACACTACAGCACCTTTTGGTCCTATATTTTTATAAAGATTAAAATCTTCAACTATTTGGTTATTTCCCAATACAGCTGGTGCTGTAAAATCAATAGCTTTTTTAGTAACTATCATTTTTTATCTCCTAATTAATAAATTTTATTTGTAACAAAATAATATCATTTGTAAATTTAAAAATTTATTAATTGTGTAAAATTATCCACAATTTAATTTTATTATCAAAATTAATAGATTTTAAGAATAAAATTAAGACAATTTTGATAATCTTGATATTCAACTTTAAATATTCAAGGAGTAAAAATGGCAGTTAAAATTACTGATATTTGTATAGCATGTGGTTCTTGTATAGATGAATGCCCAGTAAGTGCAATTGTAGATGATGCAAACAATCCTGAAGGTGAAGACAGATACTATGTTTATGCGGATAAATGTGTTGAGTGTGTAGGACACAACGAACAACCAGCCTGTGCAAGTGCTTGCCCAACTGATGGGTGTATTGTATGGAGTGATGTAGTAGGTGGTCAACCAAGCCGCGATAACATCGGTAGTGATTTAAGAGACGGTTCAACTCCGGTATTTGCTTAATAAATTCAATGTAAGTATCTTGATTTCAAGTTACTTACAAATCCTTCAACAACTCTAAACTTTTATATAAATTTAAAGCTTTTTTGGTATAATTAGCTCTTTTATAAATATAAAACTTATTTAAATTAAAGGGGACGATTTTGGAAAAAACACTTTCTATTATTAAACCTGATGCGGTAGAAAAAGGTGTTATTGGTCAAATTTTAACACGTTTTGAAAATAATGGTCTAAGAATAGCAGCAACAAAAAAAATACAGCTTTCAGAAAAAGAAGCACAAGAATTTTATGCTGTACACAAAGACAGACCTTTTTTTAAAGATTTAGTTGAATTTATGATCAGTGGTCCGGTTGTGGTTTCTGTTTTAGAAGGCGAAAATGCAGTGTTAAAAAACAGAGAATTAATGGGTGCTACAAATCCAAAAGAGGCAGCTCCTGGTACTATTAGAGCAGATTTTGCAGATAGTATTGATGCAAATGCGGTTCATGGAAGCGATAGCTTGGAAAATGCAAAAATTGAAATAGAATTTTTCTTTTCAAAAACTGAAATTTTATAATGAAAATTGCTTTTGCAAAACTTAGCTCTATAGCTTATCCTTTTAAACTAGATCTTGATAATATAGTTTTTGAAGGAACTATTACAAAAGTTAATCCAAAATTAGCAAAAATAAAAGCTAATTTTAAAGGATTTACTTATAGAAATTGTGATCGATGTGGCGATGAAATGGAACTTGAAATTGATCAAAATATAGAGCTTTTTGCAAGTGACGGAATTTTTAAAGATGAAAATAACACTTTAAGTGATACTATGGAGTTTTTTGACTCTCATATAGATTTAATAGAACTTGCCACAAGTGAGTTGCAATCTTATTTAAGTGATTATTTTTATTGTAATAAATGTTTAAATTAATAAAGGAGTAAAAAATGGCAGTACCTAAGAGAAGAGTGAGCAAAACTCGTGCGGCAAAACGCAGAACTCACTATAAAGTTACCCTACCTATGCCTATAAAAGACAAAGATGGTAGCTATAAAATGCCTCACCGTGTAAATCCAGTAACTAAGGAATATTAATAACGATGACAAGCATTGCTATTGATGCAATGGGTGGTGATTTTGGGGAAAAACCTATTATAGAAGGTGTGATTCAAGCTCTAAAAGAGCGCGAATTTAAAGCTATCTTGGTAGGGGATCCTCAAAAGCTAAAAACCTTGATTCCTCAAGAATTAAACTCATACATAGAATACGAAGAAGCTTTTGATGTATTTGCTATGGATGAAAATTCCACAGATGCACTAAAAAGAAAAGATAGCACTATTTACAAAGCTATTGATTTAGTAAGAAATCAAAAAGCAAAAGCTGTTGTTTCTGCTGGGCATAGTGGAGCTACCATGAGTTTAGCTACATTAAGACTTGGAAGACTAGCAAATATTGCTAGACCTGCAATTGCTACTTTAATGCCAAATATCCATTCAAGAACACTAGTACTAGATGTTGGAGCAAATGTTGATTGTAAAAGTGAGCATTTATTTCAATTTGCTATTATGGGTGAAACCTATGCTAAAGAGATTTTAAAAATTACTAAACCTAGAGTTGCTTTACTATCAAATGGCGAAGAAGAATGCAAGGGAAATGAGCTTACCAAGGAAACTCATCAACTCTTAAAACAACTTCCAAATTTTGTCGGAAATGCCGAAGGTAGAGATATCTTTAATGGCACTATAGATGTATTAGTATGTGATGGATTTAATGGGAATATTTTACTTAAAACAGGTGAAGGTGTAGCAAGTGTTATTACAAAGCTTCTAAAACAAGAAATTCAAAAATCTTTTTTAGCAAAACTAGGCTATCTTTTGGCAAAACCAGCTTTTAATGAACTAAAAACTCATATCGACTATGAAGAATATGGCGGAGCTCCACTTTTGGGTGTAAAAGAATGTGTCATTATAAGTCATGGTAAAAGCGGTCCAAAAGCTATAAAAAATGCTATTTTTCAAGCATTAA
This genomic stretch from Campylobacter lari subsp. concheus harbors:
- a CDS encoding peroxiredoxin → MIVTKKAIDFTAPAVLGNNQIVEDFNLYKNIGPKGAVVFFYPKDFTFVCPSEIIAFDKRYQDFKDRGIEVIGVSCDNEFSHFAWKNMPVNQGGIGQVKFPLVADLTKQIARNFDVLFGEAVALRGSFLLDADGTIRHAVINDLPLGRNIDEMIRMVDTMLFTNEHGEVCPAGWNKGDEGMKADPKGVADYLSKNEGKL
- a CDS encoding ferredoxin, 4Fe-4S; protein product: MAVKITDICIACGSCIDECPVSAIVDDANNPEGEDRYYVYADKCVECVGHNEQPACASACPTDGCIVWSDVVGGQPSRDNIGSDLRDGSTPVFA
- the ndk gene encoding nucleoside-diphosphate kinase produces the protein MEKTLSIIKPDAVEKGVIGQILTRFENNGLRIAATKKIQLSEKEAQEFYAVHKDRPFFKDLVEFMISGPVVVSVLEGENAVLKNRELMGATNPKEAAPGTIRADFADSIDANAVHGSDSLENAKIEIEFFFSKTEIL
- the rpmF gene encoding 50S ribosomal protein L32, producing MAVPKRRVSKTRAAKRRTHYKVTLPMPIKDKDGSYKMPHRVNPVTKEY
- the plsX gene encoding phosphate acyltransferase PlsX, translating into MTSIAIDAMGGDFGEKPIIEGVIQALKEREFKAILVGDPQKLKTLIPQELNSYIEYEEAFDVFAMDENSTDALKRKDSTIYKAIDLVRNQKAKAVVSAGHSGATMSLATLRLGRLANIARPAIATLMPNIHSRTLVLDVGANVDCKSEHLFQFAIMGETYAKEILKITKPRVALLSNGEEECKGNELTKETHQLLKQLPNFVGNAEGRDIFNGTIDVLVCDGFNGNILLKTGEGVASVITKLLKQEIQKSFLAKLGYLLAKPAFNELKTHIDYEEYGGAPLLGVKECVIISHGKSGPKAIKNAIFQALNFIQSNINQTIEKELSNYEIN